In Camarhynchus parvulus chromosome 28, STF_HiC, whole genome shotgun sequence, the following proteins share a genomic window:
- the LOC115914356 gene encoding acidic leucine-rich nuclear phosphoprotein 32 family member B — protein MDMERRLTLELRNRKPSEVKELVLDNCRSEDGKVVGLSSDFENLEFLSMININLLSVSSLPKLNKLRKLELSDNRISGGLEVLAEKTPNLTHLNLSGNKIKDINTLEPLKKLPNLHSLDLFSCEVTMLINYRESVFALLPQLTYLDGFDADEQEAPDSDPEADGDALEDDYENGEEREEEEDDEEEDDLDEEVIDDEEDEDDDLEGEEEEDGVDDEEEDEEEDGEEDEEDEAEEDHPCGQKRKRSLEDEGEEDAEDEEDDEDD, from the exons ATGGACATGGAGAGGCGCTTGACGCTGGAGCTGCGCAACAGGAAGCCGAGCGAG gtgaaggagctggtgctggacaACTGTCGCTCAGAGGATGGCAAGGTGGTCGGCCTCTCCTCAGACTTTGAGAACCTGGAGTTCCTCAGCATGATCAACATCAACCTGCTGTCCGTGTCCAGCCTCCCCAAACTCAACAAGCTCCGGAAG ctggagctgagtGATAATAGGATTTCTGGTGGCCTTGAAGTTCTAGCAGAGAAAACTCCCAACCTGACACACTTGAACCTAAGTGGCAACAAGATCAAAGACATCAATACCCTGGAGCCCTTG aaaaagttGCCAAACCTCCACAGTCTGGACCTGTTCAGCTGTGAGGTGACGATGCTCATCAACTACCGGGAGAGCGTCTTcgccctcctgccccagctcacctACCTGGATGGCTTCGATGCTGACGAGCAGGAAGCCCCTGACTCAGACCCTGAAGCAGATGGGGATGCACTGGAGGATGATTATGAGAATGGAGAAG AAcgtgaggaagaggaggatgatgaggaaGAAGACGATTTGGATGAAGAAGTCATTGAtgatgaggaagatgaagacGATGATCTGGAaggtgaagaggaggaggatggagtAGATGATGAG gaggaagatgaggaggaggatggtgaggaggatgaagaagatGAAGCTGAGGAAG ACCACCCGTGTGGGCAGAAGAGAAAACGAAGTCTAGAGGATGAAGGAGAGGAAGATGCagaggatgaagaggatgatgaggatgacTGA
- the ZNF414 gene encoding LOW QUALITY PROTEIN: zinc finger protein 414 (The sequence of the model RefSeq protein was modified relative to this genomic sequence to represent the inferred CDS: inserted 2 bases in 1 codon): MKTEKDEAVATFSLRGKFGTEGAGCSEPAVPGAPMPVAGSGGTPAPELRPLKRRPVPGKHYQCSSYGCKLAFPSMQELMDHLKVHYRPTQSLEGKTFQCPTLGCSETFPSMQDLMGHMKVHYKPNRYFKCENCLLRFRTHRSLFKHLHVCSDSASGPAPPPRPVLPPATSSPHKEPPAKPPEALPKPPXAATPGEGSAGAGADSAPAALPGSLEPLLPGTPHPFPLLEPALFGPSSLTRFSGPAPSSVPGPFLSYVPPSPYGLAQPPAQHRLRPFLPGHGPPSVSNAVWKKSQGVSVSPLLPCFGSGVTPGHSSASRIVWEHTRGRYSCTQCPFSTASRDEMTLHTEDHRKNPPPGRLEAEMDFGVGLAPFHAKLPPEMENSLYSQL, translated from the exons ATGAAGACGGAGAAGGACGAGGCCGTGGCCACCTTCTCCCTGCGGGGGAAATTCGGCACGGAGGGGGCAG GCTGCAGTGAGCCAGCCGTGCCCGGTGCCCCGATGCCGGTGGCGGGGAGCGGAGGGACCCCGGCCCCGGAGCTGCGGCCGCTGAAGCGCAGACCTGTCCCAG GGAAACACTACCAGTGCTCCAGCTACGGCTGCAAACTGGCCTTCCCCAGCATGCAGGAGCTGATGGACCACCTGAAGGTCCACTACAGACCCACGCAGTCCCTCGAGG GCAAAACCTTCCAGTGCCCCACGCTGGGCTGCAGCGAGACCTTCCCCAGCATGCAGGACCTGATGGGCCACATGAAGGTGCACTACAAACCCAACCGCTACTTCAA GTGTGAGAACTGCCTGCTGCGCTTCCGCACGCACCGCTCGCTCTTCAAGCACCTGCACGTCTGCTCGGACAGCGCCagcggccccgcgccgcccccccGGCCGGTGCTGCCCCCCGCTACCTCCAGCCCGCACAAGGAGCCCCCGGCCAAGCCCCCCGAGGCGCTGCCCAAGCCGCC GGCTGCGACCCCCGGAGAAGGAAGCGCCGGCGCGGGCGCGGACTCAGCcccggcggcgctgcccggctcGCTGGAGCCGCTGCTCCCGGGGACCCCGCACCCCTTCCCGCTGCTGGAGCCCGCCCTGTTCGGGCCCTCGTCCTTGACTCGCTTCTCGGGGCCAGCCCCGTCCTCGGTGCCGGGGCCGTTCCTGTCCTACGTGCCCCCCTCGCCCTACGGGCTGGCGCAGCCCCCGGCTCAGCACCGCCTGCGGCCCTTCCTGCCGGGCCACGGCCCCCCCAGCGTCTCCAACGCCGTCTGGAAGAAAAGCCAAG GTGTGAGTGTCAGCCCACTCCTCCCATGCTTTGGCTCAGGAGTGACTCCAG GGCACTCCTCCGCCAGCCGCATCGTCTGGGAGCACACGCGGGGCCGCTACAGCTGCACGCAGTGCCCCTTCTCCACCGCCTCCCGCGACGAGATGACCCTGCACACCGAGGACCACCGCAAGAACCCCCCGCCCGGGCGCCTGGAGGCAGAGATGG attTCGGGGTGGGGCTGGCCCCGTTCCACGCCAAGTTGCCGCCGGAGATGGAGAACTCCCTGTACTCCCAGCTCTGA